Genomic window (Thermococcus sp. Bubb.Bath):
TCAAAAGCCGTTGTTGTGGAAAATGGAAAGGAAGAAATCATAATGGAGGACGTGGCGTTTTTGTATTTTAAGGAAGGAAAGCCAGTGATAAGAGACATTCTCGGTAGAGAGATGCTACTCGAAGACTATGAGCTGGACAGCATTGATTTTCTGAGGCACATCATGAGGTTTAAACTCAGGGGGTGATTCTATGGAGGTAATTTTTCTTTTTATTGTCATTATTCTGTCAGTTGCATCTTTCATTGGAGTCTTTTCGAGGAGCGCAATTTTAACGAAGTTAGTAAATGCTCTCTCCGCTCTTGGCTCATTGACAATAGCCTATG
Coding sequences:
- a CDS encoding CooT family nickel-binding protein encodes the protein SKAVVVENGKEEIIMEDVAFLYFKEGKPVIRDILGREMLLEDYELDSIDFLRHIMRFKLRG